In one Pseudomonas sp. MM211 genomic region, the following are encoded:
- a CDS encoding LysR family transcriptional regulator translates to MRITLMQIEAFYWTARLGGVHAASRHLHLTQPAISSRIREMESLLSVKLFDRSKQRMTLTADGHIALRHAELALNNSVKLEQFAAKQKQHRRLRLGADECSAMVGLTAVIAEIKAHFPEITLEITIDVGAVLNRKLNDHELDLALLTNPATREDVTDIFIGWMTFQWVAAPQLGIDADPFLPEHAAGHPIVSHSAPSTLYSVVENWLKGGNAPSEAFHSSNSLSFMAKLVSAGHAIGILPVPLIREMLALNLLKTLPCDPPIPPARFCLSYMTEMPDMQIDALVAITRETLLRQKFLVGAEAIDSEELATL, encoded by the coding sequence ATGCGTATTACCCTGATGCAGATCGAGGCCTTCTACTGGACTGCCCGATTGGGCGGTGTACATGCTGCATCACGCCACCTTCACCTCACCCAGCCGGCCATTTCCTCGCGCATTCGGGAGATGGAATCGCTGCTCAGCGTCAAGCTGTTCGACCGCAGCAAGCAGCGCATGACCCTCACCGCCGATGGCCATATCGCCCTGCGCCACGCCGAGCTGGCGCTCAACAACAGCGTGAAACTCGAGCAATTCGCCGCCAAGCAGAAGCAGCATCGCAGGCTGCGCCTGGGCGCCGACGAATGCTCGGCGATGGTCGGCCTGACCGCCGTGATCGCCGAGATCAAGGCGCACTTTCCCGAGATCACCCTGGAAATCACCATCGACGTCGGTGCCGTGCTCAACCGCAAGCTCAACGACCACGAGCTCGACCTGGCGCTGCTCACCAACCCCGCCACCCGCGAGGACGTCACCGACATCTTCATCGGCTGGATGACCTTCCAGTGGGTCGCCGCCCCGCAACTGGGCATCGACGCCGACCCCTTTCTGCCGGAACACGCCGCCGGCCACCCCATCGTCAGCCACTCCGCCCCCTCGACCCTCTACTCGGTAGTCGAGAACTGGCTGAAGGGCGGCAACGCACCCTCGGAAGCCTTTCACTCCAGCAACTCCCTGAGCTTCATGGCCAAACTGGTCTCCGCCGGCCATGCCATCGGCATCCTGCCCGTACCGCTGATCCGCGAAATGCTCGCCCTCAACCTGCTGAAAACCCTGCCCTGCGACCCACCCATCCCCCCGGCCCGCTTCTGCCTCTCCTACATGACGGAAATGCCCGACATGCAGATCGATGCGCTGGTCGCGATTACGCGGGAGACGTTATTGCGGCAGAAGTTTTTGGTGGGGGCGGAGGCGATTGATTCTGAGGAGTTGGCCACCCTCTGA
- a CDS encoding P-loop NTPase fold protein: MSRVTFQSEQPSELDVFPGGSHEKVATAICNYVADDQNSRVIGLDGEFGSGKSSILKMLDLKLRGLDSKYKVWFFDCEQNYQGSIKSNFIELFTDELLKTAGTDEGIKKELRDSRDKALGRHFTYSKSTTSRVSAWALVLVVTLFFSSSSFRELFALTKLKDPVPAWIYVLHVLSLLSPLITLGCAWWQLKDTKVGDQRWSVFHLFKGGSDDTITEKIQVAKEVTPLDLKRILEADLNLFNDTHYIVILDNLDRLPKDSLRSVWSDLEIFTWASAENNLTTIVPFCSNKVAQYLSADQDRTYDSRDFIAKKFPVVFRAPPIITAGWKDGFYRLWESTYPDGDRDVAEKCALLLQRHSPMASKLVTPRLQKRFINDIATTSLTLGGDINLVSIAAHLLLCKYNAHPLQEVIRTGGFSDAYKNASEHLDDKDVVATQQLLGAIVGSEIEGGWQIQFLQIHFLTTSDIAIAELIDEPLSLAVQEQNGERFASLVTVFGFRDALRRYLYNGGYQADLIQTIHLAAESLDEQQLSLVTSIIDTEPQAFVGEPGEDALAFYDALKTCRQAGLRTDGFARLKKNLDAVVRKAANEPVLDEDLSAHLDKLVEYDRCLDALGATIASVTANNAAYFIHVVAQVEDLRVIEHTHFVFSKQGSASILQHIASGPETPAPIISLTEEQREYLLEFAYSGQKSGQDAISKLSDVELKAVTKAFMSNPADNGALFAFALHREVNDSILTTLVAQPFTGRTTSQNSAVAAILLAAQKYSELVKIEDLDSVVSSDVFKLFFRSGGTSEPLTSGFEEEEVEQAIARIFAWAVKEDAIWRLSHTYVSGHFATIASTIAPYGVAAQQLFDWLNDWQRHMFVTFASVEAMDNDFVRRLTFSADQQYLVPKSTALEYYRSQERSEQEWADILRSASPNHAVLIDMLKTKDGFQLASSARKAIVGILREKASTPAFNIDKNSVATIQTVIGTIDQSQKNLLGADIRTLIYSEGSISGQVAWILETFGDLIVDVQPSSTMEVGKLMGILDYLSESPDESAPTLKFLDNRAGQISAYRYSQELRKAMAIAVAKLSKTAPNLFQAFAKKTGFKGLLKELMRPDRKTTQADPD, translated from the coding sequence ATGTCACGTGTCACATTTCAGAGCGAACAGCCATCCGAGCTGGATGTGTTCCCCGGCGGAAGCCATGAGAAGGTCGCGACGGCGATCTGTAACTATGTTGCCGACGACCAAAATTCACGTGTCATAGGCCTTGATGGCGAATTCGGCTCGGGCAAAAGCTCAATCCTTAAGATGCTCGACCTCAAGCTGCGCGGCCTGGACTCCAAGTACAAGGTGTGGTTTTTCGATTGCGAGCAAAATTATCAAGGTTCTATCAAGAGTAATTTCATCGAGCTTTTCACGGATGAGCTCCTAAAAACCGCAGGCACAGACGAAGGGATAAAGAAGGAATTACGCGATAGCCGTGATAAAGCTCTTGGGCGCCACTTTACATACTCCAAGAGCACCACCAGCAGGGTCAGTGCCTGGGCGCTGGTTTTGGTTGTGACGCTTTTCTTCTCTTCCAGCTCGTTCAGAGAGCTGTTCGCCCTCACAAAGCTCAAGGATCCTGTGCCCGCATGGATTTACGTGCTTCACGTCCTCTCGCTGCTGAGTCCGCTCATTACCTTGGGATGTGCATGGTGGCAACTGAAAGATACTAAGGTCGGCGATCAGCGGTGGAGTGTTTTTCATCTATTTAAAGGTGGATCTGACGATACCATTACAGAAAAAATCCAAGTCGCGAAAGAGGTGACACCTCTTGACCTCAAACGCATCCTTGAAGCCGATCTAAATCTCTTCAATGACACTCACTACATTGTCATCTTGGACAACCTTGACAGGTTGCCTAAGGACAGTCTGCGCTCGGTGTGGAGCGATCTTGAAATTTTCACTTGGGCGTCAGCCGAAAACAACCTAACGACTATCGTGCCTTTTTGCTCAAACAAGGTGGCCCAATATTTAAGTGCCGATCAAGATCGTACCTACGACTCCAGAGATTTCATTGCCAAAAAATTCCCCGTTGTTTTCCGAGCTCCACCAATCATCACCGCAGGTTGGAAGGACGGATTCTACAGGCTTTGGGAAAGCACCTACCCGGATGGCGATCGGGACGTTGCTGAGAAATGCGCGCTTCTGCTCCAACGCCATAGCCCCATGGCGAGCAAGCTTGTAACGCCTCGTTTGCAAAAGCGATTCATCAACGATATCGCTACGACGTCACTGACACTTGGGGGCGACATCAATCTCGTATCCATAGCTGCACACCTGCTGCTGTGCAAATACAACGCTCATCCTCTACAGGAAGTCATCAGGACGGGTGGATTTTCTGATGCTTATAAAAACGCGAGTGAACACCTCGACGACAAGGACGTGGTGGCGACTCAGCAGCTCTTGGGAGCGATCGTTGGCTCGGAAATTGAAGGCGGCTGGCAGATCCAGTTCCTTCAGATTCACTTCCTCACCACCAGTGATATCGCGATAGCTGAGCTGATTGATGAGCCTTTGAGCCTCGCAGTCCAAGAACAAAATGGCGAACGATTCGCCTCGCTGGTCACCGTGTTTGGATTCCGTGATGCCCTTAGACGATATTTGTACAACGGCGGGTATCAGGCTGATCTTATCCAGACGATCCACCTAGCAGCGGAATCGCTGGATGAACAACAGCTGAGCCTGGTGACGTCGATCATCGATACCGAGCCGCAAGCCTTTGTTGGCGAGCCTGGTGAGGATGCCCTTGCTTTCTACGACGCCTTGAAGACCTGTAGGCAGGCCGGGCTGCGTACCGACGGCTTTGCTCGACTGAAGAAAAACCTTGATGCTGTTGTCAGAAAGGCTGCGAACGAACCGGTACTGGATGAAGACCTCAGTGCTCACTTGGACAAACTCGTCGAGTACGACCGCTGCCTTGACGCACTAGGCGCCACTATTGCTAGCGTGACGGCAAATAACGCCGCGTACTTCATTCATGTCGTCGCTCAAGTAGAAGACCTCAGAGTGATCGAGCACACGCATTTCGTCTTCAGCAAGCAGGGTAGTGCCAGCATATTGCAACACATTGCGAGCGGCCCTGAGACACCGGCGCCGATAATCTCTCTGACAGAGGAGCAGCGCGAGTATCTGTTGGAGTTTGCGTACTCTGGTCAAAAGTCAGGCCAAGACGCTATCAGTAAGCTTAGTGACGTCGAATTGAAGGCGGTTACCAAAGCCTTCATGAGTAACCCGGCAGACAATGGAGCGCTTTTCGCTTTCGCGCTTCATCGAGAGGTAAACGACTCGATCTTGACGACCTTGGTGGCCCAGCCCTTCACGGGACGGACAACCAGCCAGAATTCAGCTGTCGCTGCAATTTTATTGGCCGCGCAGAAATACTCAGAGCTGGTCAAGATCGAAGATCTGGATTCGGTCGTAAGCAGCGATGTCTTCAAATTGTTTTTTAGATCTGGGGGCACATCCGAACCACTCACATCCGGCTTCGAAGAGGAAGAAGTTGAGCAAGCAATCGCCAGGATCTTTGCATGGGCAGTCAAAGAGGACGCGATTTGGAGACTCAGCCACACCTATGTCTCAGGGCACTTCGCAACGATAGCATCCACCATTGCACCTTACGGAGTAGCTGCCCAGCAGCTGTTTGATTGGTTGAATGACTGGCAGCGGCACATGTTCGTCACGTTCGCCTCAGTAGAAGCGATGGATAACGATTTTGTTCGTAGGCTTACGTTTAGTGCCGATCAGCAGTACCTAGTGCCTAAATCCACTGCCCTCGAATACTACAGATCTCAAGAACGCAGTGAACAGGAGTGGGCAGATATCCTGCGCAGTGCTAGTCCTAACCATGCTGTCCTGATCGATATGCTCAAGACCAAGGACGGATTCCAGCTGGCGTCTTCGGCGCGTAAAGCGATCGTCGGCATTCTGAGAGAAAAGGCAAGCACGCCGGCCTTTAATATCGACAAGAACAGTGTGGCCACCATTCAGACGGTGATCGGCACCATAGATCAAAGTCAGAAAAACCTCTTGGGGGCGGACATCAGGACGCTGATCTATTCCGAGGGCAGTATCAGTGGCCAGGTTGCTTGGATACTTGAGACGTTTGGCGACCTAATTGTAGACGTGCAGCCATCGAGCACAATGGAGGTTGGCAAGCTCATGGGTATCCTGGACTACCTGAGTGAGAGCCCAGATGAGTCAGCGCCTACGCTGAAGTTTCTGGATAACAGAGCAGGGCAGATCTCGGCGTATAGATACTCACAAGAGCTTCGTAAAGCCATGGCTATCGCTGTGGCAAAACTCAGCAAAACCGCTCCAAACCTTTTCCAGGCCTTTGCCAAGAAAACGGGCTTCAAGGGGTTGCTGAAAGAACTGATGCGGCCTGATCGCAAAACGACTCAAGCCGATCCAGACTAG